DNA from Pseudomonas putida:
CGCGCGAAGAATCCTTGCTTCGGCACTTCGATGAACCGCAGGGGCTTTTCTTTGCCCAGCAGACGGTCGACGGTATCGCTATAGGCCTGGCCGGCATCGCTCTGGTCGTCGAGGATGACCGGGATACCCTGGTTGGAGGCCTTCAGCACTGCCTGGGACTCGGGAATCACGCCCTTGAGCTTGATCGCCAGGATTTCTTCGACGTCGGCGATGCTCAGCATTTCGCCCTTTTCCACGCGCTCTGGGTGGTAGCGGGTGATCAGCAGGTGTTCCTTGATTGGCTCTTCGCCGTTCTCGGAGCGGCGCGACTTGCTCGACAGAATGCCCAGCATGCGGTCAGAGTCACGTACCGAGGACACTTCGGGGTTGGTGACCACGATGGCTTCGTCGGCGAAGTACATGGCCAGGTGCGCGCCTTTCTCGATACCGGCCGGCGAGTCGCAGATGACGTAGTCGAAGGTTTCCTTCAGCTCCATCAATACCTTTTCCACGCCTTCCTGGGTCAGCGCGTCCTTGTCACGGGTCTGGCTGGCGGCCAGCACGTACAGGTTCTCGAGGCGCTTGTCCTTGATCAGGGCTTGCTGCAGGTTGGCTTCGCCGTTGACCACGTTGACGAAGTCGTACACCACGCGGCGTTCGCAGCCCATGATCAGGTCGAGGTTACGCAGGCCCACGTCGAAGTCGACGATGACGGTCTTGTGGCCGCGCAGTGCGAGGCCGGTACCAATGGCGGCGCTGGTGGTGGTCTTGCCCACACCCCCCTTGCCGGAAGTAACCACGAGAATCTTGGCCAAGGTGTTTCACCCCTAAAATAGTCGGGACACAAGTCCCTGCAAATAACTGAAATAGCGTAAATGACGGCAACGGTAAAAAAGTTGCTCTAAAAATGCTGGCAAGTATCCGTTAAAGACGGGTGATGTTCAACACGTCACCAGACAGGCTGACTTGCACGCCGGTACCCCACAGCGGGTCGCGGCGCAGGTCTTCGCAGACTTTGTACTGGCCGGCGATTGAAACCATTTCGGCGGTCATCTGCTGGCAGAAGATCCGCGCCTTGGTATTGCCTTTGATGCCGGCCAGGGCGCGGCCACGCATGGCGCCGTACACATGGATGTTGCCATCGGCCAGAAGTTCCGCACCCGGGCTGACCGAGGCGGTAACGATCAGGTCGCCACCCTGAGCATAGATCTGCTGGCCGCCGCGTACTGGCGCAGTAATGATGCGGGTCGGGCGCACTTCGGGTTCGGGGGCCGGTGGTGGCGTCGGGGCGGGTTCGGGCTTTTTGACCACCTCGGGCTCGGGCTCCAGCGGCCGTTCGCGCGCGCCGGACGGTGGCAGCACCGGCAGGTCGATGGCGATGGCGGCGGCGATGTCCTCGATGCGGTTGGCGCGGATGGCCAGGGTACGCAGGCCATGGTGGCGGCAGATGCGCATCAAGCCGGGCAGGTCGATTGCCCCTTCGTCGGCCGGCAGCTTGTCCAGCGCCAGCACCAGCGGCGTGTTGCTGAAGAAGTTCGGTGCCTGGGCGACTTTGGCCGCCAACTGGCGGTCAAGGGCTTCAAGGTCATTGCGCGCCAGTTCCAGTACTGTAATGGCGAGCATGCTGCCCTTGAGCTGGAACACGGAGGCGGTGTCGGGTGTGTGGTTTGGGCTCATGGTCTGCATAGACGGCTTGCTGCGAAAAAAGTGCCCTGACTTATAACGAGAACACCGGTTGCCCGCAACATGCGCTGATCCGTTGTAGAATGCGCGGCCTTTGTCTTTCCGGATGCTTCAATGGAACGCCCGCGTTTTCGTCCCTATTACCTTCACCCCAAGTTCTGGGGCCTGTGGCTGGGCCTGGGCCTGCTGTGGCTGGTGGTCCAGTTGCCGTACCGGGTGCTGTTGAAAATCGGTGCCGCACTGGGTGCCGTGATGTACCGCTTCGCCGGTGAGCGTCGGCGCATCGCCGCGCGCAACCTGGAGCTGTGCTTCCCGGAACTGTCGGTCGACGAACGGCAGCGTTTGCTCAAGGCCAACTTCGCCTCTACCGGCATCGCCTTCTTCGAAATGGCCATGAGCTGGTGGTGGCCCAAGGCCAGGCTCGCGCGCCTGGCCCATATCGAGGGGCTGGAGCATCTGCAGGCCGCCCAGCAGGCGGGGCAGGGCGCCATCCTCATGGCGGTGCACTTCACCACCCTGGAAATCGGCGCCGCGCTGCTGGGCCAGCAGCACACCATCGACGGCATGTACCGCGAGCATGGCAACGCGTTGTTCGATTTCATCCAGCGCAGCGGCCGTGAGCGGCATAACCTTGACTCGCTGGCAGTGGAGCGCGAAGACGTGCGTGGCATGCTCAAGCTGCTGCGTTCGGGCCGGGCGATCTGGTACGCACCCGACCAGGACTACGGCGCCAAACAGAGCATTTTCGTGCCGCTGTTCGGCATCCCCGCAGCCACGGTAACCGCCACCACCAAGTTCGCCCGGCTGGGCAAGGCGCAGGTTATTCCGTTCACCCAGAAGCGCCTGGAGGATGGCAGCGGCTATCGTCTGGTAATCCACCCGCCACTGGCGGATTTCCCAGGCGAAAGCGAAGAGGCCGACTGCCTGCGTATCAACCAGTGGGTCGAGGGTGTGTTGCGCGAGTGTCCGGAGCAGTACCTGTGGGCGCACCGCCGGTTCAAGTCACGGCCCGAGGGTGCACCACGGCTGTATGAGAAGAAAAAGCGCTGAAAAATAGCTGATCCAGGAAGGACTTCATGGCCCCACCCCCGGTAACCGGTCTTATCCTTTCTGGCGGCGGCGCCCGCGCCGCCTATCAGGTTGGCGTCCTTGCCGGCATTGCCGAGTTGCTGCCTGCCGGCGCACATAATCCGTTCCCGGTCATTGTCGGTACCTCTGCCGGTGCCATCAACGCCGTTACCCTGGCCAGCGGCGCCACTCATTTCAACGAGGCCGTGCAACGGCTTACTGCCTTCTGGCAGAACTTTCGCAGCCATCTGGTCATACGCAGTGACTGGCCCGGAGTCGTTCGCCAAGCCAGCCGTTTCGTTGGCCATAGCCTGCTGGGCCTGGGTGGCCAGGCGCCGGTGGCGCTGCTGGACAGCAGCCCACTGCGCAGCCTGCTGGAGGCACACTTGAACATGGATGGTATCGGCCATTCTCTGGCGGCCGAGCAGTTGCGCGCCGTGGCCGTCACCGCCTTCGGCTACGAGTCCGGCCAGGCGGTCACCTTCTACCAAGGGCGCGGCACCATCGAAGCCTGGCTGCGCCATCGCCGCATCGGCGTGCCCACGCCGTTGACCATCGACCACCTGCTGGCCAGCGCGGCCATTCCGCTGCTGTTTGCCCCGGTGCAGTTGGGCGACGAATATTACGGTGACGGTGCGGTGCGCCAGTCGGCGCCGATCAGCCCGGCCCTGCACCTGGGCGCCAGCCGGGTGCTGGTGGTCGGGGTCAGCGGCAACCCGCAGCGGCCGGCACCGCCGTTGCCCACTCAGCGCGTGTTCAGTGGCCAGCAGCCGAGCCTGGCGCAGATCGGTGGGCACATGCTCAACAGCACGTTCATCGACAGCCTGGAAGACGACATCGAGTTGCTGCAGCGGCTCAACCACCTGAGCCGCTTGCTGCCAGCGCACTTGGATGCCCGGCGCCTGGGGCTGGCGCCGGTCGAGGTGCTGGTCGTGGCGCCCAGCCAGCCGCTGGACGAAATCGCCGCCCGGCACCGGCGTGAGCTGCCGGCGGCGTTGCGCTTGTTCCTGCGCGGGCCGGGGCTACGCGGACCAGTGGAGCGGGGGTGTTGAGCTATCTGCTGTTCGAGGCGAGTTATTGCAGTGAACTGATCGAGTTGGGGCGACGGGATGCTTTGGCCAAGAAGCGGGAGTTGTGTCAGTTCCTGGGGATTTGACGTTGTCAGTTACGGCCCATTCGCGGGTTCATCGAGGCGGCGAACCGCCGCGAATGGGCCGGCACAGGTTACTCGGCTATCTGCAACTTGCGCGCCTGGGTATACACATACCGCACCTTTTCATACTCGAACGGCGAGTTCAGCTGGCCATAGCGGAACTTGGTGGTGTAGCGCTTATCCACCACCTGCAGGGCAAAAATTTCCGGGTGGTCGGTGCTGGTTTCGGGCACGTTCAGGTAGTTGATGGCCTGCTCGCCCGCATAGTCCACCACCAGCCCGGTGGTATCGCGCAGGTTCGATGGCCCCAGCACCGGCAGCATCAGGTAGGGCCCGTCTGGCACACCGTAGAAGCCCAGGGTCTGGCCAAAGTCTTCGCTCTGGCGTGGTAGGCCCATGCTGGTCGCCGGGTCCCATAGCCCGCCCACACCAATGATGGTATTGAACATCAGCCGGGCAGTGATCTCTGCCGAGCGCTTGACCTTGAGCTGCAGCACACTGTTGAACAGGTTCGGCACATCGCCCAGGTTGTTGAAGAAGTTGCTCACCCCGGTACGCACGAAGCGCGGGGTGACGTACTGGTAACCACTCACCAGCGGCAGCAGTACCCATTGGTCCAGCCGGTAGTTGAAGTGGTAGACGCGCCGGTTGATCGACTCCAGCGGGTCGTACACGTTCAACGCTTCCAGGGTGGAGCGCTCGAACTCGCGCTGGTCCAGCCCCGGGTTGAATTTCAGTTCGCGCAGCGGGTCGAGAAAACCGTCGGCTTCGGGCGCCAGTGGTGCGGCGGTCACTTGCGGGTCGGCCTCGATCACGCTGGCCCGAGGGGCGGTTTCGGCGGCCAGGGCTGGGCCGGCGGCCAGCAGGGCAGTGGCGAAGAGGAGTTTGTTAACCACGGAAGAACTCCAGCATGGCGTCACTGTTGACGCGGTAATTGAGGTTGCCGCAGTGGCCGCCGTGGGGGTAAAGGGTCAGGCGGTCACCGAACACCTGGCGCAGGAAGCCGATGTCGCCCGGGCCGAGGATGACGTCGTCGGCGTTGTGCATCACGGCGATCTTGTCGCTGCTGCGCAGGTAGTCTTCCAGGGCATACAGGCTGACCTGGTTCACCAGTTGCAGGATGCTGTTGCCATCGGTGCGCGCACGCCACATGGGGATCACCTGCTCGGTCATGTAGCAGTCGAAGTCGCACTGCAAGGCGCGTTTGAAGAACGGCGTGAGGCTGCTGCCTTCGGTGATCGGGAACTTCGGCGGAATGATCAGGCCACGGCGGTTGATCAGGTCGGAGGTGAAGGCAATGTCGGCCGCCGAGAAACGGAACGAGGTGCCGATCAGCATGGCCATCTGCTCGTTGGACAGGTGCTGGCGCGACTGCTGGAAGTCATACAGCAGGGCGTCGTTCAGGTCGATGTAGCCCTTGTCCTGGAAGTAGCGAGTGAGTTTTTGCAGCATCAGCTCATAGAACGTGGTGCTGCGGTCGATGCCCTTGACCTGCGTTTGCACCAGTTTGTCCAGGTTGTTGATCGAGGTGTACAGGTTGACCGGCGGGTTCAGCAGCAGCACGCGCTTGAAGTTGAAGCTGCGGCGGGTTTCGTCCAGGTGGCTGACGAAGGCGGCGTCGAGCGCGCCCAGGCTGTAGCCGGTGAGGTAGAACTCGCTGATTGGCAGGCGTGGGTGCTGGGCGCGCACGGCCTGCATGACCCGGTACATGTCTTCGGCGTCTTCCTGGCTGACGCCGGGGGTGGCAAAGCGCGAGGCGGCGCTCATGAAGTCGTAGC
Protein-coding regions in this window:
- the minD gene encoding septum site-determining protein MinD, translating into MAKILVVTSGKGGVGKTTTSAAIGTGLALRGHKTVIVDFDVGLRNLDLIMGCERRVVYDFVNVVNGEANLQQALIKDKRLENLYVLAASQTRDKDALTQEGVEKVLMELKETFDYVICDSPAGIEKGAHLAMYFADEAIVVTNPEVSSVRDSDRMLGILSSKSRRSENGEEPIKEHLLITRYHPERVEKGEMLSIADVEEILAIKLKGVIPESQAVLKASNQGIPVILDDQSDAGQAYSDTVDRLLGKEKPLRFIEVPKQGFFARLFGGK
- the minC gene encoding septum site-determining protein MinC; the protein is MQTMSPNHTPDTASVFQLKGSMLAITVLELARNDLEALDRQLAAKVAQAPNFFSNTPLVLALDKLPADEGAIDLPGLMRICRHHGLRTLAIRANRIEDIAAAIAIDLPVLPPSGARERPLEPEPEVVKKPEPAPTPPPAPEPEVRPTRIITAPVRGGQQIYAQGGDLIVTASVSPGAELLADGNIHVYGAMRGRALAGIKGNTKARIFCQQMTAEMVSIAGQYKVCEDLRRDPLWGTGVQVSLSGDVLNITRL
- a CDS encoding lipid A biosynthesis lauroyl acyltransferase, with the translated sequence MERPRFRPYYLHPKFWGLWLGLGLLWLVVQLPYRVLLKIGAALGAVMYRFAGERRRIAARNLELCFPELSVDERQRLLKANFASTGIAFFEMAMSWWWPKARLARLAHIEGLEHLQAAQQAGQGAILMAVHFTTLEIGAALLGQQHTIDGMYREHGNALFDFIQRSGRERHNLDSLAVEREDVRGMLKLLRSGRAIWYAPDQDYGAKQSIFVPLFGIPAATVTATTKFARLGKAQVIPFTQKRLEDGSGYRLVIHPPLADFPGESEEADCLRINQWVEGVLRECPEQYLWAHRRFKSRPEGAPRLYEKKKR
- a CDS encoding VacJ family lipoprotein, with the translated sequence MVNKLLFATALLAAGPALAAETAPRASVIEADPQVTAAPLAPEADGFLDPLRELKFNPGLDQREFERSTLEALNVYDPLESINRRVYHFNYRLDQWVLLPLVSGYQYVTPRFVRTGVSNFFNNLGDVPNLFNSVLQLKVKRSAEITARLMFNTIIGVGGLWDPATSMGLPRQSEDFGQTLGFYGVPDGPYLMLPVLGPSNLRDTTGLVVDYAGEQAINYLNVPETSTDHPEIFALQVVDKRYTTKFRYGQLNSPFEYEKVRYVYTQARKLQIAE
- a CDS encoding serine/threonine protein kinase translates to MLRSLRLAALLGSLLMAVAASARDIDAASYGYPLTNPFEATIATTPPDQRPTLPSDDEINQSDYSLNLRPEREFTLPDNFWAVKKLKYRLARQDHEAPLIFIIAGTGAPYSSSINEYLKKLFYQAGFHVVQLSSPTSYDFMSAASRFATPGVSQEDAEDMYRVMQAVRAQHPRLPISEFYLTGYSLGALDAAFVSHLDETRRSFNFKRVLLLNPPVNLYTSINNLDKLVQTQVKGIDRSTTFYELMLQKLTRYFQDKGYIDLNDALLYDFQQSRQHLSNEQMAMLIGTSFRFSAADIAFTSDLINRRGLIIPPKFPITEGSSLTPFFKRALQCDFDCYMTEQVIPMWRARTDGNSILQLVNQVSLYALEDYLRSSDKIAVMHNADDVILGPGDIGFLRQVFGDRLTLYPHGGHCGNLNYRVNSDAMLEFFRG